The Rhodothermales bacterium genome window below encodes:
- a CDS encoding DoxX family protein produces the protein MIWNKLAKYQDAGLLVIRLGLGLGFLFFHGWEKLAGGPERWEGLGNAMGVFGITFAPTFWGFMAAFSESVGGLLIAAGLFFRPVCAMLAFTMFVASARHIITGEGSAAHSLKYMIILAGLIFVGPGKYSVDEWLSRKK, from the coding sequence ATGATCTGGAATAAGCTTGCGAAGTATCAGGACGCCGGTCTGCTTGTCATCCGGCTGGGCCTGGGGTTGGGCTTTCTGTTTTTCCATGGATGGGAGAAGCTTGCCGGCGGGCCGGAACGCTGGGAGGGGCTCGGAAACGCCATGGGTGTGTTCGGGATCACCTTCGCCCCCACGTTCTGGGGCTTCATGGCCGCGTTTTCCGAGTCGGTCGGCGGCCTGTTGATCGCCGCCGGCTTGTTCTTTCGGCCGGTGTGTGCGATGTTGGCGTTTACGATGTTCGTTGCCTCGGCGCGCCACATCATCACCGGCGAAGGATCGGCCGCGCACTCGCTGAAATACATGATCATCCTGGCGGGCCTGATCTTCGTTGGGCCCGGGAAATACAGCGTGGATGAGTGGCTGAGCCGGAAGAAGTAA